A segment of the Sulfitobacter sp. D7 genome:
AGAAAGCCACCGATCTGGCTTGGCGTGGCTTCGCCTTCGAAGAGGATTTCAAAGGCCTCCACAGCCTGTTCCGAGGTGAGCGGCCCGTTGGCAGCGGCGTCAAGCAAGGGTTTCAACGCGCTACTCATGCCGGGACCTTCATCTCATTCAGGAAGTTTTGCAGCAGGGCGTGACCATGCTCGGACCGGATCGATTCTGGATGGAATTGCACGCCGTGCATCGGCAAGTCGCGGTGTTGCAGACCCATGATCGTGCCGTCTTCGAGTGCTGCGGTGATCTCAAGACACTCCGGCAGGCTTGCGCGTTCCACCACCAGCGAGTGATAGCGCGTGGCCCCAAAGGGCGAGGGCAGTCCGGCAAAGACACCGCGCCCCTCATGTTGCATCTGGCCCAGCTTGCCGTGCACGATGTCATCCGCACGCACGACCTTGCCGCCAAAGGCTTGGCCAAGGGTCTGATGGCCCAGGCAGACGCCCAAGAGCGGCACCCGCGCTTCGGCAGCGGCATGGGTCAGCTCTAGGCATATCCCCGCTTGGTCAGGGTCACAGGGGCCGGGGGACAGCAAGATACCGGCGGGGTTCATGGCCATCGCTTCGTCCACGCTGAGCGCGTCGTTGCGGTGCACCTGCACATCCGCCCCGAGGCTGCCCAGATAGTGGACCAAGTTATAGGTAAAGCTGTCGTAGTTATCGATGAGCAGCAGCACAGGCAGGCATTTCTTTGTATTAGGACTGGAGAAACCGCGCCGGAGCGCGGTATAGGTTTTGGCATACATGTTCAGGCTTGAACCCCATCGTCAAGAGTTTGGGGCAAGCCAATTGAGGGGAACGCCGGGCTTTCTGGCCATGGCGCAGACAGCAGGAGTAGCGCAGATGGCACGCGGAGTTCTGAGCGGGCTGATTTGGGGGGGGGTGACGTGCATCGGTGTGGCCGGTGCAGTGTCTTTGATGATGCCCTTGCCCTTGCCGCCGCAGGTGGGTGATGCGCCCGGCTCTGGTCCCGCCCCGGCGCGGATCAATGTGACCGATGCAGGTGAGCAGGGGCGCAGCCGCGATTCTGCGCCTGTGTTGAATGCTCCCGCGCCGCGTGCCGATGTGCCTGAGCAAGACAGCCTAGCCGCGCTTGACCCCGACACGCAGACGTCGGCCAGCCTGCCAGAGACCGGCAGCGCAGAGGGGCTCAGCACCCCCGCGGCACCAGAGGGGCAAACCCCGATGTCTCCGGGCGCGGAAGAACCGGTGTTGCCCAATCCGCAGGCCGTGGCCCCCGATGCGCCGCAGGCCGCCGACGAGCTTTCGATCAGCACCGAACCCGCGCAGCCGCCTGCGCCGGATGTGGCCGATATCGAAGGGGCGTTTGACGCGCCGCAAGGCATGGAAGCGCCGGAGGTCGAGGAGGACGAGGCGATCACCCTGCCAGCGGAAGAGATTGCCGTTGAAGAGGATGCGGTGCCGGAACCGGCACCGGTGAGTGATATCGTCGAAACTTCGCCTGTCGTTGATGCCGAGGAAGATGCGCCTACACCCGAGGCTGCTCCTCAATCCACCGCAGCAGACGCCCCCGCGCCGGTGGAAGAGCCGCAGTCTGCGGAAGCGACGCCTGAACCCGCCGATACGGAGAGCGATGGCCGACCGAACATCGGCACACCCGCAGTCACTTTGTCAGACCGTGATACGGGGGTGGTGATCAACCGCCCCGGTGCGACACCCGCGGCAGAGCCCGCCGAGGCTGACGAGATTGTGAACGACGATCCGCGCCCCGTGGTGGTCAACAGCCTTGCCGGAGACCTGCCCGAGGGCAAACCGCTTATGAGCGTGGTGTTGATCGACGATGGCACGTCGGTCACTGCGGGCAGCGCCGGGCTGGCCGCGCTGCGCAGTTTTCCCTATCCGCTGAGCTTTGCGGTCGACAGCGGCCTCTCGGACGCGGCGGAACGGGTGGAAACCTATCGCGAGGCCGGGTTTGAGGTCTTGGCGCTGGTCGATCTGCCGCAGGGCGCACAGCCAAGCGATGCCGAGACCGCCTTTGCCGCCACGCTCGACCGGATCGGGCCCGTGGTCGGTGTGCTGGAAGGGACCCAGAGCGGCTTTCAAGGCAGCCGGGCGCTGGCCGATCAAGTGACGGATATCCTTGCGCAGTCCGGCCACGGGCTGGTGACGCAGGACAAAGGGCTGAACACCATGCCGAAACTGGCGCGGAAGGCCGGGGTGCCTGCGGATTCGGTGTTTCGCGATTTCGACAGCAAGGACCAGACCGCACGGGTGATCCGCCGCTTCCTCGATCAAGCGGCGTTCAAGGCCGGGCAAGAGGGGGCGGTGATCATGCTGGGCCGTCTGCGGCCCGATACCGTTTCGGCGCTGCTGCTTTGGGGCTTGCAGGACCGGGCCAGCGATGTGGCCTTGGTTCCGATCTCGGCAGTGCTGCTGCGCGAGGAATGACCCCGCGCAGGGTATGGCCCTGAACTAGATGATCTCGTCTTCGTCGAAAAGCGGGTCTTCTTCCAACTGATTGACCAGTTCATCCACCGTCGCCTCTGCCGCGCGGGGGCTGAGCTTGGCGAGGTGAAAGACCGCGTCGCCTTCGTTGACGATCGGGAGAATGGCACGCCCAATAAGAATGCCCGGCGCATCGGCCAGCAGTTCGGCCTCTTCTTTGCCAAAGGGGTCCGACACGATGGCAAGCAGATCGCCTTCGGCCACCGTCTCACCTTCGGCACGGAAGGTGCGCAGCAGGCCGCCCGCAGGGGCACGAAGCCAATGCGAGGCGGTGCAGATATAGGGCGCGCTGCGGGCGCTGGCGATGCCCTTGGCGGGCAGCATGTCTTGTCCGCGCATGACCCGCAGGATGCCTGCGAGCCCGGCACGCACGGCCATCTCGTCAAAGCGCAGCCCTTCGCCCGCTTCATAAAGCAGAATCGGCGTGCCTTCGCGCGCCGCAACCGCGCGCAACGACCCATCGCGCAGCGGCGAGGTCAGCACCACCGGGGCGCCGAAATCCATCGCCATCTTATGGGTCACCTTGTCCGCGGGCGAAACACGCACCTGAGGCAGGTTCGTGCGGTGGATCGCCGCCGAATGCAGATCGACACCAAAGTCGCAGCGCAGCACCACCTCTTGCAGGAAAATATGCGCCAGCCGCGCGCCAAGGCTGCCCGAAGGCGAGCCGGGGAAACAGCGGTTTAGATCGCGCCGGTCCGGCAGATAGCGTGAGCGGTTCAGAAAGCCAAAGGAGTTCACCACCGGCACCACGATCAGTGTACCGCGCAGGGCGGAGAGCTGCGGCGCGCGCAGCAGTCGGCGCGTGATCTCAACGCCGATGACCTCATCCCCATGCACGGCAGCCGAGACGAACATCGTCGGCCCCGGACGTTTGCCGTGATAGATCTCAAGCGACAGATGCACCGGCGTGTGATCCGGCAGGATCGAAACGGGCAGGTCAACCGCAAGGCTGCTGCCGGGGGCAACGGAATGCCCCGCAATCTGAAAGGGGACCCGGTTTGGCATGGTCAGCTGTTCCCTTTACCGCCAAAGCGCGCCGCATCGGCTGCGGCACGGCGGATCGCGCCGGATTTATGCACAGTCTCCATGAACTCGGCCTCTGGATCGCTGTCATAGACAACGCCGCCACCGGCTTGGATGTAGAGCGTTTCGTTTTTCACCACTGCCGTGCGCAGGGCGATGCACATATCCATGTCGCCGCCCGCGCTGAAATAGCCCACGCCGCCGCCGTAAACGCCACGCTTTTCGGGTTCCAACTCGTCGATGATCTCCATCGCGCGGACCTTGGGCGCGCCCGAGACGGTGCCTGCGGGCATTCCGGCAAAGAAGGCGTCGAGCGCATCGCAGCCCTGTTTCAACTCACCGACCACGTTGGAGACGATGTGCATGACGTGGCTGTAGCGTTCGACGATGAACTCTTCGGTGGGGCGCACGGTGCCGATCTTGGCGACCCGGCCCACATCGTTGCGGCCCAGATCGAGCAGCATGAGGTGTTCGGCCAGCTCTTTGGGATCGCTCAGCAGATCGGCCTCTAGCGCGCGGTCTTCCTCCGGCGTGGCTCCGCGTTTGCGGGTGCCGGCGATGGGGCGAATGGTGACTTCGTTGCCAAAGACCCGCACGAGGATTTCGGGGCTTGCGCCGACCACATGGAAGCCGCCGAAGTTGAAATAGAACATGAAGGGCGAGGGGTTGGTGCGCCGCAGGCTGCGGTAAAGTGCGAAGGGGGGCTGTGTGAACTCTTGGGCCCAACGCTGGCTTGGCACCACCTGAAAGATATCGCCCGCCTTGATGTAATCGCGCGCCTTTTCGACGGCGGCCTTGTACCCGTCGTGGGTGAAATTGCTCACCGACTCCGGCGCGTCTTCGGCCTCTCCCAAATCGCGGGAGGTCTGCGGCATGGCGCGTTCCAGATCACGCACCGCGTCCATCACCCGCTCGGCGGCTTGGGCATAGGCAGCGCGCGCGGTCTGGCCCTCGGACACCCAAGCGGGGGAGACGATGGTGACTTCGCCCTTCACCCCATCCAGCACGGCCACGACCGAGGGGCGCATCATCACCGCATCAGGCAGGCCCAGAGGGTCAGGATTCACATGGGGCAGATGTTCGACCAGCCGGATCATGTCATAGCCAAGGTAGCCAAAAAGACCGGCGGCGGCTTGGGGCAGGTCATCGGGCAGGGTGATGCGCGATTCCGCAATGACATCGCGCAGACGGTCCAGCGGATCGCCGGGCATGTCCTCAAAGGCATCCGCATCATAGCGCGCCGCACGGTTCAGTGCTGCGGTCTCACCCCGGCAACGCCAGATCAGGTCGGGCTTCATGCCGATGATGGAATAGCGTCCGCGCACGTCACCGCCTGTGACAGACTCCAGCACAAAGGCATTCTCCGCCGCGCCCGTCAGTTTGAGCATAAGCGACACCGGCGTGTCGAGGTCGGCAGCAAGGCGGGTGTAGACGATCTGGTTTTCGCCCGCTTCATAAGCGCGGGCGAAAGTGTCGAAATCCGGGGTCAGGGCCATCAAATTTGCCTATCAGGGAAAGTTCACATGCACGGCACTGACCGCGCGCTGGTCGATCTGGGGATCGGCATCGCGCATCACTGCATTGCTGTAGATATCGAAAAGACCTTGGGCCAGCGCCTGATCCAACTGCTGTGACAGACGGGTCATCAGCGCTTGGGTCTGGTCGTCTTCGCCCGCGGGGGTCACGGCATCAAGGCGCAGCACCACGACGCTGTCCCCTGCGGGCAGGACCGCGACGCCACCCTCGTCGAGGTCAAAGACCTGATCCATGAAATCGTCGGGCGTGCCGTCGACATAGGAACTGCGGGTCAGGCCTTCGCCAAGCTGCGGCGTGAGACCGGCGGCCTCAAAACCGTCCGCTTCGGCCAATGTGCCGGTCAGGCTCTCGGCCTTGGCGGTCAGCGCCTCCACGATCTGGGCATTGCGCCACGCGGTCTCAACCGCATCGCGGGCCTGCTCAAAAGGTTCGGGGCGCTCTGGCTTGGTCTCATCAAGGCGCATGGCGAAAACGCCGCCGTCTTCCAACTGGTCGATCTGCGGGAAGGCATCCGCGCTCAGGCTTGCTGCGGCTTCACGGAAGGCGCCATAGGCGGCGATGCCCTCGCTGCTTTCTTGGGTCCAGTCGATGGTGCCGAGGTTCATTTTGGTTTCCTCGGCCAGATCTTCAAGCGTGGCCCCTCCGGCGAGGCGGTCGTCGATTTCCTGTGCGCGGGCTTCGACGGCGCGGGTCGCGCGGGAAATGGCGAGGGTTTCTTCCAACACCTCACGGGCCTCTTCGAAAGGTACGTTCTGCGCAGGCAGAACCGCGTTCACGCGGAAGAGGGCCGGCCCAAGCGAAGTGGGTAGAGGGCCAACGATGTCGCCGCTTTGCGCTCCAAACACCGCGTCACCTGCGGCGTCGAGATCGGATTTGGCCACGTCGCCCATATCCACATCCGCCAGAGCCAAGCCGCGCTCTTCGACCAGCGCCTCAAAGGTGGTGCCGTCAACTTCGAGCGCTGCTGCGGCCTGCGTGGCGGCCTCTTCGTTGGCAAAGACCAGACGCTCGACCAAGCGACGCTCGGGCTGGTCGTATTCATCGCTGCGGGCGTCATATTCGGCGCGCAGCTCTTCTTCGGGCACCTCAACCTCGTCCAGCAGGTCTTCGGGGCGGAGCCATGCATAGGTGATGTTTTTGCTGGCGGGCAGCATGAAGTCATCGGTGTTGGCGTCGTAATAGGCCTGAAGCTCTTCTTCTGTCGGCGCGGCCACGGGGGTGTCGAGGTCACTCTCGCTGAGGCGGGCCCAAGTAAAGCTACGCTGTTCGGCGACGTAGTCGACCAACGTGCGGGCATAGGTGTCGGGCATGGAAACACCGCCCAGAACCGCACGCTGCAACAGGCCGCGCGCGGCCTCTTCGCGGATCGAACGCTCGAACTCGGCCTCGCTCATGCCGCTTTGCTGAAGGGCGAAACGATAGCCTTCGCGGTCGAAGTTGCCATCGATCCCTTGGAACGCCGAGATAGCCACGATCTCATCGCGCAGGGTGGCATCGCCGATGGAGAGGCCCATTTCATCGGCTTCGTGATCCAGCGCGCGGTTGCGGACGATCCGTTGCAGAACGGCGCGGTCCAGACCCATTTCTTGGGCGCGGGCAAAGGACAGGCTCTCGCCGGTTTGTGCTTCAATCGCGCGGATTTCCTGCTGCAATTGGCGGGCGTATTGATCGACCGAGATCGACTTGTCCCCGACACTGCCGATGCTGCGCAGATTGCCGCTGAGGTTGATCGCACCAAAGCCGCCAAGACCCAAGATCAAAAGGGCCATCAAGGCCCAGACGGCGGTTTTCGAAAAGCTGAAGCCTTTTTTGGCCATGACACGGTCCCTCGTTAATTTCGGACCTGTCTATGCGTTGCGTGGCAGGGCTGCAAGCCTGTCGAAAAGCACTTCGAGACCGGCGGTGTCGAGGTTTGCAAAGGCGATGCGCAACTGGCTTTCGCCGCGCGCGTCTCCCTCGGGCTGGAACATCGTGCCGGGCAGGCAAAGCACGCCTGCATCGCGCACCAATTGCGGGGCCAGTTCTGCCGAGGAGAGGTCAAAGGGATGTCGCAAATAGGCGAAATAGCCGCCGAGCCCGAGCAATTCCCACCCCAGCGGTTCGATCTTGGGCATCAGCGCAGCAATCGCGGCGCGGCGCGCAAGGATTTCTTCGCGTTCATCTGCCAGCCACGGGCCCAGGTTCTGCATCCCCCAGAGCGCGCCGTGTTGGCCGATCTGCGCCGGGCAAATGGCCACGGTATCGAGAAACTT
Coding sequences within it:
- a CDS encoding anthranilate synthase component II gives rise to the protein MLLLIDNYDSFTYNLVHYLGSLGADVQVHRNDALSVDEAMAMNPAGILLSPGPCDPDQAGICLELTHAAAEARVPLLGVCLGHQTLGQAFGGKVVRADDIVHGKLGQMQHEGRGVFAGLPSPFGATRYHSLVVERASLPECLEITAALEDGTIMGLQHRDLPMHGVQFHPESIRSEHGHALLQNFLNEMKVPA
- a CDS encoding divergent polysaccharide deacetylase family protein → MARGVLSGLIWGGVTCIGVAGAVSLMMPLPLPPQVGDAPGSGPAPARINVTDAGEQGRSRDSAPVLNAPAPRADVPEQDSLAALDPDTQTSASLPETGSAEGLSTPAAPEGQTPMSPGAEEPVLPNPQAVAPDAPQAADELSISTEPAQPPAPDVADIEGAFDAPQGMEAPEVEEDEAITLPAEEIAVEEDAVPEPAPVSDIVETSPVVDAEEDAPTPEAAPQSTAADAPAPVEEPQSAEATPEPADTESDGRPNIGTPAVTLSDRDTGVVINRPGATPAAEPAEADEIVNDDPRPVVVNSLAGDLPEGKPLMSVVLIDDGTSVTAGSAGLAALRSFPYPLSFAVDSGLSDAAERVETYREAGFEVLALVDLPQGAQPSDAETAFAATLDRIGPVVGVLEGTQSGFQGSRALADQVTDILAQSGHGLVTQDKGLNTMPKLARKAGVPADSVFRDFDSKDQTARVIRRFLDQAAFKAGQEGAVIMLGRLRPDTVSALLLWGLQDRASDVALVPISAVLLREE
- a CDS encoding succinylglutamate desuccinylase/aspartoacylase family protein — its product is MPNRVPFQIAGHSVAPGSSLAVDLPVSILPDHTPVHLSLEIYHGKRPGPTMFVSAAVHGDEVIGVEITRRLLRAPQLSALRGTLIVVPVVNSFGFLNRSRYLPDRRDLNRCFPGSPSGSLGARLAHIFLQEVVLRCDFGVDLHSAAIHRTNLPQVRVSPADKVTHKMAMDFGAPVVLTSPLRDGSLRAVAAREGTPILLYEAGEGLRFDEMAVRAGLAGILRVMRGQDMLPAKGIASARSAPYICTASHWLRAPAGGLLRTFRAEGETVAEGDLLAIVSDPFGKEEAELLADAPGILIGRAILPIVNEGDAVFHLAKLSPRAAEATVDELVNQLEEDPLFDEDEII
- the trpE gene encoding anthranilate synthase component I; protein product: MALTPDFDTFARAYEAGENQIVYTRLAADLDTPVSLMLKLTGAAENAFVLESVTGGDVRGRYSIIGMKPDLIWRCRGETAALNRAARYDADAFEDMPGDPLDRLRDVIAESRITLPDDLPQAAAGLFGYLGYDMIRLVEHLPHVNPDPLGLPDAVMMRPSVVAVLDGVKGEVTIVSPAWVSEGQTARAAYAQAAERVMDAVRDLERAMPQTSRDLGEAEDAPESVSNFTHDGYKAAVEKARDYIKAGDIFQVVPSQRWAQEFTQPPFALYRSLRRTNPSPFMFYFNFGGFHVVGASPEILVRVFGNEVTIRPIAGTRKRGATPEEDRALEADLLSDPKELAEHLMLLDLGRNDVGRVAKIGTVRPTEEFIVERYSHVMHIVSNVVGELKQGCDALDAFFAGMPAGTVSGAPKVRAMEIIDELEPEKRGVYGGGVGYFSAGGDMDMCIALRTAVVKNETLYIQAGGGVVYDSDPEAEFMETVHKSGAIRRAAADAARFGGKGNS
- a CDS encoding peptidyl-prolyl cis-trans isomerase is translated as MAKKGFSFSKTAVWALMALLILGLGGFGAINLSGNLRSIGSVGDKSISVDQYARQLQQEIRAIEAQTGESLSFARAQEMGLDRAVLQRIVRNRALDHEADEMGLSIGDATLRDEIVAISAFQGIDGNFDREGYRFALQQSGMSEAEFERSIREEAARGLLQRAVLGGVSMPDTYARTLVDYVAEQRSFTWARLSESDLDTPVAAPTEEELQAYYDANTDDFMLPASKNITYAWLRPEDLLDEVEVPEEELRAEYDARSDEYDQPERRLVERLVFANEEAATQAAAALEVDGTTFEALVEERGLALADVDMGDVAKSDLDAAGDAVFGAQSGDIVGPLPTSLGPALFRVNAVLPAQNVPFEEAREVLEETLAISRATRAVEARAQEIDDRLAGGATLEDLAEETKMNLGTIDWTQESSEGIAAYGAFREAAASLSADAFPQIDQLEDGGVFAMRLDETKPERPEPFEQARDAVETAWRNAQIVEALTAKAESLTGTLAEADGFEAAGLTPQLGEGLTRSSYVDGTPDDFMDQVFDLDEGGVAVLPAGDSVVVLRLDAVTPAGEDDQTQALMTRLSQQLDQALAQGLFDIYSNAVMRDADPQIDQRAVSAVHVNFP